One Ricinus communis isolate WT05 ecotype wild-type chromosome 7, ASM1957865v1, whole genome shotgun sequence genomic region harbors:
- the LOC8261635 gene encoding uncharacterized protein LOC8261635 isoform X2 yields MVNEKFKTKVGVDSINLEDEQSCESSDTDTDVDAVYTSQENNENKETSNLLDGSVNLVKNATMTLSVGELGDTSRDSCTSTGSMPANFWSSKKGSDDDEGRHVKRSNSTGHVCTSVVEKDLGIGNLARSKCGAVEWSSGQKSHGSRSFELDRCTALQGDGCANLNAGADLLKACSCSFCLKAAYIWSDLHYQDIKGRISALKKSQKEASNLINKYSRGKQADIHSQGNSNKSLKLESDLTAQWRSLFHHMEDIFAHECNQLQDGFVALKDLRENCKTDLERINEMHSNKY; encoded by the exons ATGGTCAATGAGAAATTTAAAACCAAAGTTGGAGTTGATAGCATCAATTTGGAAGATGAGCAATCTTGTGAGTCATCGGATACTGATACTGATGTTGACGCTGTTTATACCTCACAAGagaataatgaaaacaaggaaaCATCTAACTTGCTAGATGGAAGTGTCAATCTTGTTAAGAATGCTACAATGACACTTAGTGTTGGAGAACTTGGGGATACATCAAGGGATAGTTGTACATCTACTGGTTCGATGCCCGCAAACTTTTGGTCATCCAAGAAAGGTAGCGATGATGATGAAGGGAGACATGTTAAGCGAAGCAATTCCACAGGTCATGTTTGTACAAGTGTTGTCGAAAAAGATCTTGGTATTGGTAATCTGGCTAGAAGCAAATGTGGGGCGGTTGAGTGGTCATCAGGGCAGAAATCACATGGTTCCAGATCATTTGAATTGGATAGGTGCACAGCTCTCCAGGGTGATGGTTGTGCTAATTTGAATGCGGGGGCTGACTTACTGAAAGCTTGCTCTTGTTCATTTTGTTTGAAAG CTGCTTATATTTGGTCAGACCTCCATTACCAGGACATCAAAGGGAGAATATCTG CATTAAAGAAGAGTCAGAAAGAAGCAAGCAacttaattaacaaatattcaAGGGGAAAGCAGGCTGACATTCATAGCCAGGGAAACTCTAACAAGTCCTTGAAGTTAGAATCTGACCTCACAGCTCAGTGGAGGTCTCTCTTTCATCACATGGAGGATATATTTGCCCATGAATGCAACCAACTT CAAGATGGGTTTGTTGCACTGAAAGATTTGAGAGAAAACTGCAAAACGGATCTAGAGAGGATCAATGAGATGCATTCCAACaagtattaa
- the LOC8261633 gene encoding acyl-coenzyme A oxidase, peroxisomal has protein sequence MNMRRNFPTLLLHRYQIKMKPRNQNSTSEDETQIVSRRIQRLSFHLSPIGRSLHESNQLGMMPCARTKVEVNKEKLSLYMRGKHREIQEKVFAYFKSRPELQTPVEISRNEHRELCWRQLLGLVREAGIRPLKYISEDPAIYFAILEAAGSVDISLGIKMGVQYSLWGGSIINIGTKKHRDKYFDGIDNLDYPGCFAMTELHHGSNVQGLQTIATFDPLTDEFVINTPHDGAIKWWIGNAAVHGKFATVFAKLMLPTHDSKGTSDMGVHTFIVPIRDLNTHQTLPGIEIHDCGHKVGLNGVDNGALRFSSVRIPRDNLLNRFGDVSREGNYTSSLTTINKRFAATLGELVGGRVGLAYSSVAVLKLAGTIAIRYSLLRQQFGPPKQPEVSILDYQSQQHKLMPMLASTYAFHFVTLHLVERYSEMKKTHDEQLVGDVHALSAGLKAYVTSFTAKSLSVCREACGGHGYAAVNRFGILRNDHDIFQTFEGDNTVLLQQMAADLLKQYKEKFQGGTLAVTWNYLKESMHTYLSQPNPVTARWEGEEHLRDPKFQLDAFRYRTSRLLQSVAVRLRKHSKTLGSFGAWNRCLNHLLTLAESHIESVILAKFIEAVQNCPDPSSRAALKLVCDLYALDRIWSDIGTYRNVDYVAPNKAKAIHKLTEYLCFQVRNIARELIDAFDLPDHVTRAPIAMNSDAYGQYTHYVGF, from the exons ATGAACATGAGGAGAAACTTTCCCACTCTTCTACTCCATCGTTATCAGATCAAAATGAAACCAAGAAACCAAAATTCAACATCAGAAGATGAAACCCAGATCGTCTCTCGTCGAATCCAACGGTTGTCGTTCCATCTGTCTCCAATTGGACGCTCTCTACATGAGTCTAACCAACTGGGCATGATGCCATGTGCAAGGACTAAGGTAGAGGTGAATAAAGAGAAACTGTCTTTGTACATGAGAGGGAAGCATAGGGAGATACAAGAAAAGGTTTTTGCGTACTTTAAATCAAGGCCAGAGTTGCAAACTCCAGTGGAGATATCAAGAAATGAACATAGAGAGCTTTGCTGGAGACAGTTATTGGGTTTAGTCAGAGAGGCTGGAATTAGGCCTCTTAAGTACATATCAGAAGATCCTGCTATTTATTTTGCTATTCTTGAAGCTGCTGGGAGTGTGGATATTTCTCTTGGGATCAAGATGGGTGTTCAGTATAG TCTTTGGGGAGGGTCTATAATCAACATAGGAACTAAAAAGCATAGGGATAAGTACTTTGATGGTATTGACAATTTGGACTACCCGGGATGTTTTGCTATGACCGAGTTACATCATG GTTCAAATGTTCAAGGCCTCCAAACCATTGCTACATTTGATCCGCTTACAGATGAATTTGTAATCAATACTCCTCATGATGGAGCCATCAAATGGTGGATTGGCAATGCTGCAGTTCATGGGAAGTTTGCCACTGTTTTTGCGAAGCTGATGTTGCCTACTCATGATTCTAAAGGCACTTCTGACATgggtgtacatacctttaTTGTTCCAATAAGGGATTTGAATACCCATCAGACCCTTCCAGGAATTGAAATTCATGACTGTGGTCATAAGGTTGGCCTGAATGGGGTAGATAATGGAGCATTGAGGTTCAGTTCAGTAAGAATTCCCCGAGATAATCTTCTTAATCGATTCGGAGATGTGTCTCGGGAGGGAAACTACACTAGCAGCCTTACAACCATAAATAAACGATTTGCTGCTACTCTAGGGGAACTCGTTGGTGGAAGGGTTGGGCTTGCATATTCTTCAGTTGCTGTACTCAAGCTTGCTGGAACAATTGCCATCCGATATTCTTTGTTGCGCCAGCAGTTTGGTCCTCCCAAGCAGCCTGAAGTTAGCATTCTTGATTATCAGTCTCAACAGCACAAGCTCATGCCAATGCTAGCTTCAACCTATGCAttccattttgtaactttaCATTTGGTAGAAAGATATTCTGAGATGAAAAAGACTCATGATGAACAATTAGTTGGAGACGTCCATGCACTATCTGCTGGCCTTAAAGCCTATGTGACATCATTTACAGCAAAGTCATTGAGTGTCTGCAGGGAAGCATGTGGAGGCCATGGGTATGCTGCTGTTAACCGATTTGGCATCTTGAGAAATGATCATGACATTTTTCAGACATTTGAAGGGGACAACACTGTGCTTCTACAACAG ATGGCAGCTGATCTTTTGAAGCAATACAAGGAGAAGTTCCAAGGTGGGACACTGGCAGTGACGTGGAACTATTTGAAAGAATCCATGCATACATATTTATCTCAGCCAAATCCTGTAACTGCAAGATGGGAAGGTGAAGAACACCTAAGGGATCCTAAATTCCAGTTAGATGCCTTCAGA TATCGAACATCTCGATTACTTCAAAGTGTTGCTGTCCGACTCCGCAAGCATTCTAAAACTCTTGGAAGCTTTGGTGCTTGGAATCGGTGCTTGAATCACCTTCTCACACTTGCAGAATCTCACATTGAATCTGTGATCCTTGCAAAGTTTATTGAAGCTGTACAGAA TTGTCCTGATCCTAGTTCTCGAGCGGCTTTGAAACTTGTTTGTGATCTTTATGCCTTGGATCGGATTTGGAGTGACATAGGAACGTATCGGAATGTTGATTACGTTGCACCAAACAAAGCCAAG GCTATCCACAAGCTCACAGAATATCTTTGTTTCCAAGTGAGAAATATTGCTAGGGAACTTATCGATGCATTTGATCTTCCAGATCATGTAACACGGGCTCCAATTGCCATGAACTCTGACGCTTATGGTCAATACACTCATTATGTTGGATTCTAA
- the LOC8261636 gene encoding protein ALTERED PHOSPHATE STARVATION RESPONSE 1, whose amino-acid sequence MGSTSSKAQKDDALRLCKERRRLIKQAIDSRYNLAAAHVSYISSLKNIGIALRRYAEAEILIESSLSTTSATELDKTPSHSSYPSPSPSHIAEVSDSPLHNGSPISPAMVNLSYMRTGGVVNPVTVTVNLNNSASGFVEDDSSGFSMPMPPPPPPFEFGSSWDYFDPSDNCESFRYMRRNELDVDFGDLRAWNEFRGERFGNYHNLVDAKGNWSKVGSEGNGQVHEGILEHGLEQKDLEIPRNCAEQNVGYGLGLDGNGHSVKLLGAEGFTRQPMGIQVRQKEMVQNAYGLAFDQSSLEKEKAAAMKDISAEREDPSEFITHRAKDFLSSIKDIEYRFLRASESGKEVSRMLEANNIRVGFSEIQGSSSASAFLASLQVCCRGKTTLVTHDHVTKVITWKRTASSRSSSSRNPLATATRDDVSDSGSDFLEEFCMISGSHSSTLDRLYAWERKLYDEVKASDGIRKEYDRKCDQLRHQFAKDHSAEVIDKTRAVVKDLHSRIIVAIHSVDTISKRIEKMRDEELQPQLLELIQGLIRMWKAMLECHHAQYITISLAYHSRNTTGTPQGDTRRQIMAVLLEEIECFGLSFANWVSSHASYVEALNGWLQNCILQPQERCRNRKPFSPRRALAPPIFILSRDWSAGLKSLPSEKLSSAIQTFLSDLCHLMGQQAELQKKESKEDTKNGELESKEDEKSEVSSNLCCIHASLSKVLDSLNKFSEASLKMYEDIRQKSEAARVAYLNCRPVRY is encoded by the exons ATGGGTTCTACAAGCTCCAAAGCACAGAAAGATGATGCTTTACGCCTATGCAAAGAACGCAGGAGATTGATAAAGCAAGCAATTGATTCAAGGTACAATCTTGCAGCAGCTCATGTTTCATATATTagttctttaaaaaatattggcATAGCTCTCAGGCGATATGCTGAGGCAGAAATTTTGATAGAGTCATCTTTATCAACAACTTCAGCTACTGAGCTTGACAAAACCCCATCACATTCATCATACCCATCTCCCTCTCCCTCTCACATTGCAGAGGTTTCAGATTCTCCTTTGCATAATGGAAGCCCCATTTCACCAGCCATGGTAAATTTGAGTTATATGAGAACTGGGGGTGTTGTTAATCCAGTTACTGTCACggttaatttaaataatagtgCTAGTGGTTTTGTTGAAGATGACTCATCAGGGTTTTCTATGCCAATGCCACCACCGCCTCCTCCATTTGAGTTTGGTAGTTCTTGGGACTACTTTGATCCTAGTGATAATTGTGAAAGTTTTAGGTATATGAGAAGGAATGAGTTGGATGTGGATTTTGGTGATTTGAGAGCGTGGAATGAGTTTAGAGGTGAAAGGTTTGGCAATTATCACAATTTGGTAGATGCAAAAGGTAATTGGTCAAAAGTTGGTTCTGAAGGAAATGGTCAAGTACATGAAGGAATTTTAGAGCATGGATTGGAACAAAAGGATTTAGAGATCCCCCGTAATTGTGCAGAACAAAATGTTGGTTATGGTTTAGGATTAGACGGTAATGGTCATTCAGTTAAATTATTGGGAGCTGAAGGTTTTACAAGGCAACCGATGGGTATCCAAGTGAGGCAGAAAGAGATGGTGCAAAATGCTTATGGTTTGGCTTTTGATCAGTCAAGTTTGGAGAAAGAGAAAGCAGCCGCCATGAAAGATATATCTGCTGAAAGAGAAGATCCATCAGAGTTCATTACACATAGAGCTAAGGATTTTCTTTCAAGCATAAAGGATATAGAATATCGGTTCTTGAGAGCATCTGAATCTGGCAAGGAGGTTTCCAGGATGCTTGAGGCAAACAATATAAGGGTTGGGTTTTCTGAGATACAAG GGAGTTCATCAGCCTCAGCATTTCTAGCATCTTTGCAAGTTTGCTGCCGCGGAAAGACTACACTTGTTACTCATG ATCATGTTACAAAGGTTATTACTTGGAAGCGGACAGCATCTTCAAGGTCATCTTCATCAAGAAATCCGCTTGCCACAGCAACAAGAGATGATGTCTCTGACAGCGGTAGTGATTTTCTTGAAGAATTCTGCATGATTTCTGGAAGTCACTCCTCTACACTAGATAGGCTGTATGCATGGGAAAGAAAACTGTATGATGAAGTAAAG GCCAGTGACGGTATCAGGAAGGAGTATGACCGAAAATGTGATCAGCTTAGGCACCAATTTGCCAAAGATCATAGTGCTGAAGTGATTGACAAGACCCGGGCAGTAGTGAAGGATCTACATTCAAGAATAATAGTGGCAATTCATTCCGTTGATACTATCTCAAAGCGAATTGAGAAAATGAGAGATGAAGAGTTGCAGCCACAACTTCTAGAGCTAATCCAAGG GCTGATCAGGATGTGGAAAGCCATGCTTGAATGCCATCATGCACAGTACATTACAATCTCATTGGCATATCATTCAAGAAACACAACTGGAACTCCACAGGGAGATACTCGAAGGCAGATTATGGCTGTGCTTTTAGAAGAGATAGAATGCTTTGGCTTGAGCTTTGCAAACTGGGTTAGCAGTCATGCGTCCTATGTGGAAGCCCTAAATGGGTGGCTGCAAAACTGCATCCTGCAACCACAGGAGCGTTGCAGGAACAGGAAACCATTCTCCCCGCGTCGAGCCCTAGCCCCACCTATTTTTATTCTCTCTCGTGATTGGTCTGCTGGTCTCAAATCTTTGCCATCTGAGAAGCTTAGTAGTGCCATTCAAACATTCTTATCTGACCTGTGCCATTTAATGGGCCAGCAAGCAGAActacaaaagaaagagagcaaAGAAGATACAAAGAATGGAGAATTAGAGAgcaaagaagatgagaaaagTGAAGTATCTTCAAACTTGTGCTGCATACATGCTAGTTTGTCAAAGGTTCTTGATAGTCTCAATAAATTTTCTGAGGCTTCACTGAAAATGTACGAGGACATTAGACAGAAAAGCGAAGCAGCTCGAGTGGCGTACTTAAATTGCAGACCAGTTAGATATTAA
- the LOC8261637 gene encoding putative ETHYLENE INSENSITIVE 3-like 4 protein, whose product MVEIHEEFDHPISTQEGDEEEVICNEELKKLMLKDSMRMEKLKEKLSNEEPKSEAKRVASRRKKMSRAQDSVLKYMTKIMEACKAQGFVYGIVPDKGKPITGSSDSLRQWWKEEAQFDQKAPVAIGKFLVLPQDELFPVSCMQLLDDLHNTTLRSLLAALMQRCIPPQRRYPLEKGLAPPWWPTGNETWWGEQGLSRQHGAPPYKKPHNLKKAWKVSVLAAVIKHIAPSFDIIRRLVTRSKCLQAKMTAKESTTWSKVINREEALFRLSETCPRTEARRGCSSSGLQVTEGRKRVFEREASENRLNAFQNLQCPQSDAGSGFVENNSRTDHQYQYAYRAEETDNNRQVNNADWRTDSSTEYHPWYGETSISPQMISAAMDNLFNALSVTSWANSVLADANPSYDTESSTMEIGDGTGYNMEEYSSYLETGIEDLACDGASGYEREDTDLNQNSSQDNLEKEGSLTSIWDLGNEWDLN is encoded by the coding sequence ATGGTGGAAATTCATGAAGAATTTGATCATCCAATCTCTACTCAAGAAGGAGATGAAGAGGAAGTGATATGCAATGAGGAGCTTAAGAAGCTTATGTTAAAGGATAGCATGCGGATGGAAAAGCTGAAAGAGAAGCTAAGCAATGAAGAGCCCAAGTCAGAAGCAAAGCGTGTGGCGTCTCGTCGGAAAAAGATGTCAAGAGCACAAGATTCCGTCCTAAAGTACATGACGAAAATTATGGAAGCTTGCAAAGCGCAAGGATTCGTTTATGGGATTGTTCCAGACAAGGGTAAGCCTATAACTGGTTCCTCTGATAGTCTACGTCAATGGTGGAAAGAAGAAGCCCAATTCGATCAAAAAGCGCCTGTAGCAATTGGAAAATTCTTAGTTCTACCGCAGGATGAATTGTTCCCAGTTTCTTGCATGCAACTACTTGATGATTTGCATAACACTACTTTAAGGTCACTTCTTGCTGCTCTTATGCAACGGTGTATACCTCCACAAAGGAGGTATCCACTAGAGAAAGGTTTAGCTCCTCCTTGGTGGCCAACGGGGAATGAGACTTGGTGGGGTGAGCAAGGACTATCACGCCAACACGGTGCTCCTCCTTATAAGAAGCCTCATAATCTTAAGAAGGCTTGGAAGGTTAGTGTTTTGGCTGCAGTAATCAAGCATATAGCGCCTAGTTTTGATATAATAAGACGGCTTGTGACTCGATCCAAGTGTTTGCAAGCCAAGATGACAGCCAAAGAAAGCACTACTTGGTCTAAAGTGATTAATCGAGAAGAAGCTCTTTTCCGACTTTCTGAGACATGCCCCAGAACAGAAGCGCGACGCGGCTGTAGCAGCAGCGGCCTACAAGTAACTGAGGGAAGGAAGCGTGTCTTTGAACGAGAGGCGTCTGAGAATAGGCTAAATGCTTTCCAAAACTTGCAGTGTCCACAGAGTGACGCGGGGTCAGGATTTGTTGAGAACAACTCAAGGACAGATCATCAATACCAATATGCTTATCGTGCTGAAGAAACTGATAATAATAGGCAAGTAAACAATGCTGACTGGAGAACTGATTCATCTACAGAATATCATCCCTGGTACGGTGAAACTTCGATCAGTCCTCAAATGATTAGTGCTGCAATGGATAATCTGTTTAATGCGTTAAGTGTAACTAGTTGGGCTAATTCAGTGCTAGCAGATGCTAATCCTAGTTATGATACAGAAAGCAGTACAATGGAAATTGGAGACGGGACTGGCTACAATATGGAAGAATACTCGAGTTACTTGGAAACTGGAATTGAAGATTTAGCATGCGATGGTGCCTCTGGATACGAAAGAGAAGATACGGACTTGAATCAAAATTCATCACAAGACAATTTGGAAAAGGAAGGATCACTAACTTCAATTTGGGATTTGGGAAATGAGTGGGATCTAAATTGA
- the LOC8261635 gene encoding uncharacterized protein LOC8261635 isoform X1 encodes MSGDNFTDEVPKVRAVLGDVTNLPVKRGISLISDDLGLKSRDRNGKKVILEDGNSRFGKQVCLGVEKMVNEKFKTKVGVDSINLEDEQSCESSDTDTDVDAVYTSQENNENKETSNLLDGSVNLVKNATMTLSVGELGDTSRDSCTSTGSMPANFWSSKKGSDDDEGRHVKRSNSTGHVCTSVVEKDLGIGNLARSKCGAVEWSSGQKSHGSRSFELDRCTALQGDGCANLNAGADLLKACSCSFCLKAAYIWSDLHYQDIKGRISALKKSQKEASNLINKYSRGKQADIHSQGNSNKSLKLESDLTAQWRSLFHHMEDIFAHECNQLQDGFVALKDLRENCKTDLERINEMHSNKY; translated from the exons ATGAGTGGAGATAATTTCACTGACGAGGTACCCAAAGTCCGTGCTGTATTAGGAGATGTGACCAATTTGCCTGTCAAAAGAGGGATTTCATTAATTTCAGATGATTTAGGGCTTAAATCTAGAGATCGGAATGGTAAGAAAGTGATACTTGAAGATGGGAATTCACGTTTCGGTAAACAAGTTTGTTTAGGAGTTGAAAAAATGGTCAATGAGAAATTTAAAACCAAAGTTGGAGTTGATAGCATCAATTTGGAAGATGAGCAATCTTGTGAGTCATCGGATACTGATACTGATGTTGACGCTGTTTATACCTCACAAGagaataatgaaaacaaggaaaCATCTAACTTGCTAGATGGAAGTGTCAATCTTGTTAAGAATGCTACAATGACACTTAGTGTTGGAGAACTTGGGGATACATCAAGGGATAGTTGTACATCTACTGGTTCGATGCCCGCAAACTTTTGGTCATCCAAGAAAGGTAGCGATGATGATGAAGGGAGACATGTTAAGCGAAGCAATTCCACAGGTCATGTTTGTACAAGTGTTGTCGAAAAAGATCTTGGTATTGGTAATCTGGCTAGAAGCAAATGTGGGGCGGTTGAGTGGTCATCAGGGCAGAAATCACATGGTTCCAGATCATTTGAATTGGATAGGTGCACAGCTCTCCAGGGTGATGGTTGTGCTAATTTGAATGCGGGGGCTGACTTACTGAAAGCTTGCTCTTGTTCATTTTGTTTGAAAG CTGCTTATATTTGGTCAGACCTCCATTACCAGGACATCAAAGGGAGAATATCTG CATTAAAGAAGAGTCAGAAAGAAGCAAGCAacttaattaacaaatattcaAGGGGAAAGCAGGCTGACATTCATAGCCAGGGAAACTCTAACAAGTCCTTGAAGTTAGAATCTGACCTCACAGCTCAGTGGAGGTCTCTCTTTCATCACATGGAGGATATATTTGCCCATGAATGCAACCAACTT CAAGATGGGTTTGTTGCACTGAAAGATTTGAGAGAAAACTGCAAAACGGATCTAGAGAGGATCAATGAGATGCATTCCAACaagtattaa